A stretch of Henckelia pumila isolate YLH828 chromosome 4, ASM3356847v2, whole genome shotgun sequence DNA encodes these proteins:
- the LOC140866073 gene encoding lysM domain-containing GPI-anchored protein 2 codes for MAGINLLLLLFLATPPATSSFLCASSPAATCNSLIDYVSPNATTLSSIQSLFTLPTLTPILAANNLPLSTPPTHRVASKQTIKILFPCICTNGTGKSHGLPSYKVIHGDGLYHIAQEVFSGLVTVPQIQEANNISNPDLIIEGQNLSIPLPCSCDDADGQKVVHYGYFVPQGSSVEGIAQRFNTSQDTLLRLNNLNSSKDLMADSILDVPLRACSSVISNNSMDYPLLVPNDTYALTANSCVVCKCDAALQWTLQCVPSGQLKTGGGSCPSVRCQGPENLSIGNTTSSGCNSTTCSYAGYNDRTILTTLSVDSTCPAVGGGGGRGGGKSSAARLQNWRHMLLLLLIFTVSVCHM; via the exons ATGGCCGGAATcaacctcctcctcctcctcttcTTGGCAACTCCTCCGGCAACTTCCAGCTTCCTCTGCGCCTCCTCCCCCGCCGCCACCTGCAACTCCCTCATCGACTACGTCTCTCCCAATGCCACCACTCTCTCCTCCATCCAGTCCCTTTTCACACTCCCCACCCTCACTCCCATCCTCGCCGCCAACAACCTTCCCCTCTCCACCCCACCCACTCACCGTGTAGCCTCCAAGCAGACCATCAAGATCCTCTTCCCCTGCATCTGCACCAACGGCACCGGGAAATCCCACGGCCTCCCGTCGTACAAGGTGATCCACGGCGACGGCCTCTATCACATCGCGCAGGAGGTGTTCTCTGGCTTAGTCACCGTCCCACAAATCCAGGAGGCTAACAACATATCCAACCCCGATCTGATTATCGAGGGGCAGAACCTTTCCATACCTCTGCCCTGCAGCTGCGACGACGCCGACGGGCAGAAGGTGGTGCACTACGGCTACTTTGTTCCCCAGGGGAGCTCGGTGGAAGGGATCGCCCAGCGGTTTAATACCTCGCAGGATACTCTGCTGCGCCTCAATAATTTGAATAGTTCCAAAGACCTCATGGCTGACAGTATTCTTGATGTGCCACTTAGAG CTTGTTCTTCTGTGATAAGCAATAACTCGATGGACTACCCCTTGCTGGTTCCCAATGACACATATGCTCTCACTGCCAACAGCTGCGTGGTGTGCAAATGTGATGCTGCACTACAGTGGAC GCTACAATGTGTACCTTCGGGTCAGTTGAAAACGGGTGGCGGTTCATGCCCATCGGTCCGGTGCCAGGGTCCTGAAAACTTGTCTATTGGAAATACGACGTCTTCGGGTTGCAATAGCACCACCTGTTCCTATGCTGGATACAATGATCGAACCATTTTAACCACGCTGTCTGTGGACTCGACTTGCCCTGCTGTTG GTGGTGGCGGTGGCCGTGGCGGTGGTAAATCGTCGGCAGCGAGGTTGCAGAATTGGAGGCATATGCTGCTGCTCTTACTAATTTTTACGGTGAGTGTGTGTCATATGTAA